CGCTGCTCGGGTACGCGCTCAGCCAGCCGTCCCGCGTCCGCCGCGGCGCCTCCGCGATCGCCGGCAATCACGTCGTGATCAGGGTGGGTGGAGCGCTGGTGCTGCTCGCACACCTGCGCCGAGGGAGCATTCGCGTGCGCCCGGGGCAGCGCGTGACGGCGGGGGACGTGCTCGGCGAATGCGGGAACTCCGGCAACAGCACCGAGCCGCACGTGCACGTGCAGGCGTCGGAGTCGTTCGGGCGGAACGCCCGCGGCATCCCCCTCGTCTTCACGAGCGCGGCCGGTGCGCGGCGAGTGCCCGAGAACGGCGAGATCGTCGTCGCCTGAGCCTCCGAGTCAGTTCGTGCGCGCGGAGACCTCGGTGCTGAGCGCCGAGGGAGGGGTGTGCGGGTGCGGCTGCAGGTCGACGCGCCGCACTGCGCATCCGGCGCAGCGAACGTAGAGCACGATGCCGTCGCTCGTCGGATGCCGCGATTCGACGAGCCATGCGTGCTCGTGCTGCGTCGTGGATCGGGGGATGCG
This genomic interval from Microbacterium sp. LWH11-1.2 contains the following:
- a CDS encoding M23 family metallopeptidase, with translation MSAADAVELALPFTGRWLVQNSPAARVPSHGTTLFGTSHAIDFVPVGEDGRSAPRTLRSVFGTERPESFIGFGRPILAPASGEVVSVLDGESDHVARRSVIALLGYALSQPSRVRRGASAIAGNHVVIRVGGALVLLAHLRRGSIRVRPGQRVTAGDVLGECGNSGNSTEPHVHVQASESFGRNARGIPLVFTSAAGARRVPENGEIVVA